Proteins encoded by one window of Sulfurospirillum barnesii SES-3:
- a CDS encoding helix-turn-helix transcriptional regulator, with protein sequence MDTTNRLIKLDEVRQLVPLSRAKIYKMIKDEQFPRQLKEGGSSLWSLEDVLNYIKKLGEKGKKNDAKNLEINK encoded by the coding sequence ATGGACACAACAAATAGACTTATTAAATTGGACGAGGTAAGGCAATTGGTACCTTTAAGCCGAGCAAAAATTTATAAAATGATTAAAGATGAACAATTTCCTCGACAACTAAAAGAAGGTGGAAGTAGTCTCTGGAGTTTAGAAGATGTACTTAATTACATTAAAAAACTAGGAGAGAAGGGCAAAAAAAATGATGCTAAGAATTTAGAAATCAATAAATAA
- a CDS encoding replication protein yields the protein METFIPNSFQVPNALVDLFLLKLTEFELKIYLIIIRKTKGWNKDFDAISISQFIKILEVKDQRTVKKAIKGLAEKNLIIRLEQIGKESKFAINLNPLHANEGSHPNAPTSRCTPQSTINEKQVCKRKKEPKILNVQKTPNTLIVTYPRFPTTVRPARSSQ from the coding sequence ATGGAAACATTTATACCAAATTCCTTTCAAGTTCCCAATGCTTTAGTAGATCTTTTTCTACTAAAGCTGACAGAATTTGAACTTAAAATATATCTTATAATTATTAGGAAAACAAAAGGATGGAACAAAGATTTTGATGCAATTTCAATTTCACAATTTATCAAGATCTTGGAAGTAAAAGATCAACGTACCGTTAAAAAAGCGATAAAGGGTTTAGCAGAAAAAAACCTAATTATTCGTCTTGAACAAATTGGAAAAGAAAGCAAATTTGCAATAAATCTCAACCCCCTACATGCAAATGAGGGGAGTCATCCAAATGCACCTACATCACGATGTACCCCACAAAGTACCATTAATGAAAAGCAAGTTTGTAAAAGAAAAAAAGAACCAAAAATTCTAAATGTACAAAAAACTCCTAATACACTCATAGTTACTTATCCTCGTTTTCCTACGACTGTTAGACCTGCTAGGAGTTCACAATGA
- a CDS encoding toprim domain-containing protein codes for MLLTQEQIKAIYDEAKGQLHKADPLPILQALNLNVIQVNPASYKLTLRNENHASAFISFKNNRWIFKDFGSGENGTIENIVMLVNRINYKDALTYCLSTLNQHEPIIQNSSTYPNLLQATYVYKSKVIRVSEPLAPSILTYLKSRNIIKVPPEFKAIEGVYYNKNNEPKKVFGVGILNDSEGGDIHFLKQVGSLKTMNLGAKDISFFKRENTSKIAIFESKMDYAAAYQSLDFIDVNVLVANSTSNIHKVLKLLQESSYNIITIFQQNDPQGRNFAHEIVKQANIKSFMYVQYNDDEEGLDVNDLLIKSTNIQERVTSHVYRRKSQHKK; via the coding sequence ATGTTATTAACGCAAGAACAAATTAAAGCAATCTATGATGAAGCAAAGGGTCAGCTACATAAAGCTGACCCTTTGCCTATTCTGCAAGCTTTAAACCTTAATGTTATTCAAGTTAATCCAGCAAGCTATAAGTTAACTTTGAGAAACGAAAATCATGCTTCAGCATTTATAAGCTTTAAAAACAATCGATGGATTTTCAAGGATTTCGGGAGTGGAGAAAATGGCACAATCGAAAATATTGTTATGCTTGTTAATCGTATAAATTATAAAGATGCTTTAACTTATTGCTTATCAACTTTAAATCAACATGAACCGATTATACAAAATTCTTCAACTTATCCCAACTTATTACAAGCTACATACGTCTATAAGTCCAAGGTTATTCGAGTTAGTGAACCACTTGCTCCATCTATTTTAACGTATTTAAAATCGCGCAATATTATCAAAGTCCCACCCGAATTTAAAGCAATTGAAGGAGTTTACTACAATAAAAATAACGAGCCAAAAAAAGTGTTTGGTGTGGGTATTTTAAATGATTCAGAAGGCGGGGATATTCACTTTCTCAAACAAGTTGGAAGTCTCAAAACGATGAATTTAGGTGCAAAAGATATCTCATTTTTTAAAAGAGAGAACACCTCTAAGATAGCGATTTTTGAAAGTAAAATGGACTATGCAGCAGCGTATCAAAGCCTTGATTTTATAGACGTTAACGTACTTGTTGCGAACTCAACTTCTAACATTCATAAGGTTCTCAAGTTACTTCAAGAATCTTCTTATAATATAATTACTATTTTTCAGCAAAACGATCCCCAAGGGCGTAATTTTGCACATGAAATCGTTAAGCAAGCGAATATTAAAAGCTTTATGTATGTTCAATACAATGACGATGAAGAAGGTTTGGATGTTAATGATTTATTAATAAAAAGTACAAACATCCAAGAACGAGTTACTTCTCATGTTTATAGAAGAAAATCTCAACACAAGAAGTAA